Proteins encoded together in one Campylobacter peloridis LMG 23910 window:
- the ileS gene encoding isoleucine--tRNA ligase yields the protein MDYKDTLLLPNTTFPMRANLAELEPKRFNKWFENNYAYEKMKQKRQSASESFTLHDGPPYANGHLHIGHALNKILKDIIIKTHYFQGKKVRFTPGWDCHGLPIEQQVEVKLKEKKQSLSKKEIREFCREHAREFVNIQRDEFKSLGVIADWDEPYLTMKNAFEADIYKALCKIAKKGLLLERSKPVFWSWAAKSALAEAEVEYEDKEDYSIFVAFELDKTSLEKLGVKKAKAVIWTTTPWTLPANQAIALNANEKYVITKEGFIFAKALLEAMINKGFTQGEIQKELLGFEFENLSAINPLNQRKSTLILGDHVLMEGGTGLVHTAPGHGEDDYYACLRYGIEVIMPVDDGGCYDETLRAKGLLPEHLLNEFIGLHIFKANERILELLGGALLESSKFIHSYPFCWRTHKPVIYRATKQWFILMDEKKLDGKSLRELALEQLNNVKFYPESGIKRLSSMIENRPDWCISRQRDWGVPIAFFRDKTTKEVIFDDDVLNHIVGIFEANGADAWWDLEIKDLLPPNSKYDPNNLEKVYDILDVWFDSGSTWEAVLSSARYDAGEYQASMYLEGSDQHRGWFQSSLLISTAINHKTPYKNILTHGFTVDEKGQKMSKSKGNVILPQNVAKNYGVEILRLWIMLSDYSSDLKISDNILKQVSEQYRKIRNTIRFLLANTNDIEFLETKNFTLLDKWILMRAKLAFDACENAFKKYEFAKGFSVLLNFLSADLSGIYLDICKDRLYCNGKDDTKRTSAQSAMVLIARKLFTLLAPSLTYTIDEALEHANALIKENAKDVFDLVLKDGFDYEFEIEDELFIKSREKFFELIDVLKKEKLIKSTLELSLQTSANELLSEDIEEVADWFMVSLVESLDDKKALSEFKIGEHSFKIVRSSLHKCPRCWKFLAKEEECLCPRCNSVEKAKNV from the coding sequence ATGGATTATAAAGATACGCTATTGCTTCCTAATACAACTTTTCCAATGCGTGCGAATTTAGCAGAGCTTGAGCCAAAACGCTTTAATAAGTGGTTTGAAAATAACTATGCTTATGAAAAAATGAAACAAAAAAGACAAAGTGCTAGCGAAAGTTTTACTTTGCATGATGGCCCACCATATGCTAATGGGCACTTACACATCGGCCATGCTTTAAATAAAATTTTAAAAGATATCATTATAAAAACGCATTATTTTCAAGGCAAAAAAGTGCGTTTTACTCCAGGTTGGGACTGCCATGGTTTGCCTATAGAACAACAAGTTGAAGTAAAACTAAAAGAAAAAAAACAAAGTTTGAGTAAAAAAGAAATTCGTGAATTTTGTAGGGAGCATGCGAGAGAATTTGTAAATATCCAAAGAGATGAATTTAAGTCTTTAGGGGTGATTGCTGATTGGGATGAGCCGTATTTGACTATGAAAAATGCTTTTGAAGCAGATATTTACAAAGCCTTATGTAAAATCGCTAAAAAAGGACTTTTGCTAGAAAGAAGCAAGCCAGTTTTTTGGAGCTGGGCTGCTAAGAGCGCATTAGCAGAAGCTGAAGTAGAGTATGAGGATAAAGAAGATTATTCTATTTTTGTGGCATTTGAGCTTGATAAAACTTCCCTTGAAAAACTAGGAGTAAAAAAAGCAAAAGCAGTTATTTGGACTACTACACCTTGGACTTTACCTGCAAATCAAGCCATAGCTTTAAATGCAAATGAAAAATATGTTATCACTAAAGAAGGCTTTATCTTTGCTAAAGCTTTACTTGAAGCGATGATAAACAAAGGCTTCACTCAAGGTGAAATTCAAAAAGAACTTTTAGGCTTTGAATTTGAAAATTTAAGTGCTATTAATCCGCTTAATCAAAGAAAATCCACTTTAATTTTAGGCGATCATGTTTTAATGGAAGGTGGAACAGGGCTTGTTCATACTGCACCAGGGCATGGTGAGGATGATTATTATGCGTGTTTGAGATATGGCATTGAAGTGATTATGCCAGTAGATGATGGTGGGTGCTATGATGAAACGCTAAGAGCTAAAGGGCTTTTACCAGAGCATTTGCTAAATGAATTTATAGGACTTCATATTTTTAAAGCAAATGAGCGTATTTTAGAACTACTTGGCGGAGCTTTGCTTGAAAGTTCTAAATTTATACATTCTTATCCATTTTGTTGGAGGACACATAAACCGGTTATTTATAGAGCTACAAAGCAATGGTTTATCTTAATGGATGAGAAAAAACTAGATGGAAAATCTTTAAGAGAATTAGCATTAGAGCAATTAAATAATGTAAAATTTTATCCAGAAAGTGGCATTAAACGCCTTAGCTCTATGATAGAAAATCGTCCTGATTGGTGTATATCAAGACAAAGAGATTGGGGCGTGCCTATAGCATTTTTTAGAGATAAAACCACCAAAGAAGTAATTTTTGATGATGATGTTTTAAACCACATAGTAGGAATTTTTGAAGCAAACGGAGCTGATGCTTGGTGGGATTTAGAAATAAAAGATTTATTGCCACCAAATAGCAAATATGATCCAAATAACTTAGAAAAAGTTTATGATATTTTAGATGTTTGGTTTGATAGCGGTAGCACTTGGGAAGCAGTGTTAAGCTCAGCAAGATATGATGCAGGAGAATACCAAGCTTCGATGTATCTTGAAGGAAGCGATCAGCATCGTGGGTGGTTTCAAAGCTCACTTTTAATTTCTACTGCGATTAATCACAAAACCCCATATAAAAATATACTTACTCATGGATTTACCGTTGATGAGAAGGGGCAAAAAATGAGTAAATCCAAAGGCAATGTGATTTTACCTCAAAATGTTGCTAAAAATTATGGAGTGGAAATTTTAAGACTTTGGATTATGCTTAGTGATTATTCAAGTGATTTAAAAATTTCAGATAATATCTTAAAACAAGTTAGCGAGCAATATAGAAAGATAAGAAATACCATAAGATTTTTACTTGCAAACACTAACGATATAGAATTTTTAGAAACAAAAAATTTCACACTTTTAGATAAGTGGATTTTAATGCGTGCAAAATTAGCTTTTGATGCGTGCGAAAATGCCTTCAAAAAATATGAATTTGCAAAAGGTTTTAGCGTGCTTTTGAACTTTTTAAGTGCGGATTTAAGTGGAATTTATTTAGACATTTGCAAAGACAGATTATATTGCAATGGCAAGGATGATACAAAAAGAACAAGTGCTCAAAGTGCAATGGTTTTAATAGCTAGAAAACTTTTTACTCTTTTAGCTCCAAGTCTTACTTATACCATAGATGAGGCTTTAGAACATGCAAATGCGCTTATAAAAGAAAATGCTAAAGATGTGTTTGATTTGGTGTTAAAAGATGGTTTTGATTATGAATTTGAGATTGAAGATGAATTATTTATCAAATCAAGAGAAAAATTCTTTGAACTTATAGATGTTTTGAAAAAAGAAAAACTTATTAAATCAACTTTAGAGCTATCTTTACAAACTAGTGCAAATGAGCTTTTAAGCGAAGATATAGAAGAAGTAGCAGATTGGTTTATGGTAAGTTTGGTTGAAAGTTTAGATGATAAAAAAGCTTTGAGTGAATTTAAAATAGGTGAACATAGTTTTAAAATCGTGCGTTCTTCATTGCATAAATGCCCAAGATGTTGGAAATTTTTAGCAAAAGAAGAAGAATGTTTATGCCCAAGATGTAATAGCGTGGAAAAAGCAAAAAATGTTTGA
- a CDS encoding CinA family protein, producing the protein MKHLIIIIGNELIVNENYMRYIHEEYKKRFLELHELKFINKPDKDLPFLLEKLSLEYTYITIFSINEYYATIAKIIATLNDDVLVLENETLVPSKSIYTKNSFVSEFEQCHINLLNVSINLKLPQILNKPEINYTYFCLLDIDEMSANILLDTLTKSFEIQTSSSALLENLICIRASATQYGKLEGFLKGVFKLFEGKVFLDNNPIKFITKKLLDKNLKISFAESCTGGLCASKLTEISGVSSIFEGSLITYSNRLKNSWLGVSNDTLESVSEYSDRCIYFMLKGVFKTTNCDFALAISGVAGEDDDKNTKAGTIYIGAMYKDGTFLQECIHIQGARNYIREQACLAAYSLMLRLKPEIFFGI; encoded by the coding sequence ATGAAACATTTAATCATCATCATAGGCAATGAACTCATCGTTAATGAAAATTATATGCGTTATATTCATGAAGAATACAAAAAACGATTTTTAGAACTACATGAACTTAAATTTATAAACAAGCCTGATAAAGATCTTCCTTTTTTGCTTGAAAAATTGTCTTTAGAATACACTTATATAACTATTTTTAGCATAAATGAGTATTATGCAACGATTGCAAAGATTATAGCAACCTTAAATGATGATGTTTTAGTTTTAGAAAATGAAACTTTAGTTCCATCAAAATCCATTTATACCAAAAATAGCTTTGTAAGTGAGTTTGAACAATGTCATATAAATTTGTTAAATGTTAGTATTAATTTAAAATTACCTCAAATTTTAAACAAACCTGAGATAAATTACACTTATTTTTGCTTATTAGATATTGATGAAATGAGTGCAAATATTTTACTAGATACCCTAACTAAATCTTTTGAAATTCAAACAAGTTCTAGTGCTTTGCTTGAGAATTTAATCTGCATTAGAGCAAGTGCGACACAATATGGTAAATTAGAAGGTTTTTTAAAAGGTGTTTTTAAACTTTTTGAAGGAAAAGTATTTTTAGATAACAACCCCATAAAATTCATCACAAAAAAGCTTTTAGATAAAAATTTAAAAATTTCTTTTGCAGAAAGCTGTACTGGTGGTTTATGTGCTTCAAAGCTGACTGAAATTTCTGGGGTTTCAAGCATTTTTGAAGGTTCATTGATAACTTATTCAAACCGCTTAAAAAATTCTTGGCTAGGTGTAAGCAATGATACCTTAGAAAGTGTGAGTGAGTATTCTGATCGTTGTATATACTTTATGTTAAAAGGGGTTTTTAAAACTACAAATTGTGATTTTGCATTAGCAATTAGTGGTGTAGCTGGAGAAGATGATGATAAAAACACAAAAGCAGGGACTATTTATATAGGAGCTATGTATAAAGATGGGACTTTTTTACAAGAATGCATTCATATACAAGGAGCAAGAAATTATATAAGAGAACAAGCTTGCTTAGCTGCATATAGCCTAATGCTAAGACTAAAACCTGAAATTTTCTTTGGAATTTAG
- a CDS encoding filamentous hemagglutinin N-terminal domain-containing protein yields MAVFSPRGGGSNNFDLTPSKKLTNHILLSSIVASLLFSPAFALPSGGKFTHGTSGTINVSGNNMHINGNKVNSVIQWGGGFNINKGESVNFGGNSKNYLNIAHGTNKSTIAGVLNASGNNVFLINPNGVIITKTGNINANRFVASTSSMSNEDMNKFANMKTFEQGATFSPVFKPQKAGSVVNMGNINANDVLLIGHKVDIQGGKLGNANSKTHLVGNYVYIDADSANLNSIINVTAKKDGYIQRKMINFANDGYRFGNNVNINKVNYTDNTNVTHNGISSNFKKALTIGNMENEKANAIEWRYLIKGWNEGLGDTRSIDEFKLVGNINFDNKLMDPIGINGAFFNKTLDGQGYTLSNLLIDGNEGGLFGVIQLANIGNLNINTINFDYTNGIPRYIGSMAYRTDNANFYNINISNIGDLLAAGENAIGVGGFAGYITSSNFNNISIKNIKSIKVDSKAEQLYTAWIGGFGGRVDNYPVGSNDPGGAPNVFKNITISGIGSIYASVGYNYWSNYVSIGSFAGTLYTGNYLENVYIYFDKGYTIGQNGFSSFYFGKLSPIGRPNALKNVHIYHYENDLANATADQSYENDFNQNGYIQNKINIHTYTDETQESVYKDFLSKADTIEKPTTPDNPNKPSDSDVILASDDVISANDLNKWLGEILSGKYWIDIKDFKIQGLSEELKQSISFLEALYGQKGMKEILEGISQEYKNTYVKFNQFAINKANLLAFINDKLKPLVDSSNNALAQLKTIQEQLKIAITKYNDYVKKINENPSIKNEATLASLKAEVDRLSNLSGELATTIANNQIKLETWQKQASDKSNQQFNIIGKFDNIALTIPNLEKLNNSSGIENDDYQKLSRQIASSQKQTPTFKYEEEETQEIDEAALTQRARTCIVSDNFKTMNPCVVGSY; encoded by the coding sequence ATGGCAGTATTTTCTCCACGGGGGGGGGGATCGAATAATTTTGATTTAACTCCTTCTAAAAAACTAACTAATCACATCTTACTTTCAAGTATAGTTGCTTCATTGCTTTTTTCACCTGCATTTGCCCTACCAAGTGGTGGTAAATTTACTCATGGCACAAGTGGAACTATAAATGTCAGTGGTAATAATATGCATATAAATGGTAATAAAGTTAATTCTGTTATCCAATGGGGTGGTGGTTTTAATATAAATAAAGGTGAAAGTGTAAATTTTGGTGGTAATAGCAAAAACTATTTAAACATAGCTCATGGAACAAATAAATCTACCATAGCAGGTGTATTAAATGCAAGTGGTAATAATGTATTTTTAATCAATCCTAATGGAGTAATCATTACTAAAACAGGTAATATCAATGCTAATCGCTTTGTAGCTTCTACTTCATCGATGAGTAATGAGGATATGAATAAATTTGCTAATATGAAAACCTTTGAACAAGGTGCAACTTTTTCTCCTGTATTTAAACCACAAAAAGCAGGTAGCGTAGTAAATATGGGTAATATCAATGCAAACGATGTATTGCTTATAGGACATAAGGTAGATATACAAGGTGGTAAATTAGGCAATGCTAATTCTAAAACACACTTAGTAGGCAATTATGTATATATAGATGCAGATAGTGCAAATTTAAATTCTATTATCAATGTAACAGCCAAAAAAGATGGCTATATACAAAGAAAAATGATAAATTTTGCAAATGATGGTTATAGATTTGGTAACAATGTGAATATAAATAAAGTAAATTACACAGATAATACCAATGTTACCCATAATGGAATTTCTTCTAATTTCAAAAAAGCTCTAACTATAGGCAATATGGAAAATGAAAAAGCTAATGCTATAGAATGGCGATATCTTATAAAAGGTTGGAATGAAGGTTTGGGTGATACTAGAAGTATAGATGAATTTAAATTAGTAGGTAATATCAATTTTGATAACAAACTAATGGATCCTATAGGTATCAATGGTGCTTTTTTTAATAAAACTCTTGATGGACAAGGTTATACTTTATCTAACCTTCTTATCGATGGAAATGAAGGTGGTTTATTTGGAGTTATACAACTAGCTAATATAGGAAATTTAAATATAAATACAATAAATTTTGATTATACAAATGGAATTCCTAGATATATAGGTTCTATGGCATATAGAACTGATAATGCAAATTTTTACAATATAAATATCTCAAATATTGGCGATTTGCTTGCTGCTGGTGAAAATGCTATAGGTGTTGGTGGATTTGCAGGATATATAACATCAAGTAATTTTAACAATATAAGTATAAAAAACATAAAAAGCATAAAAGTAGATAGCAAGGCTGAACAATTATATACTGCATGGATAGGAGGTTTTGGCGGAAGAGTGGATAATTATCCTGTAGGTAGCAACGACCCTGGAGGAGCACCAAATGTATTTAAAAATATAACAATAAGTGGAATAGGAAGTATTTACGCTTCGGTTGGTTATAATTATTGGAGTAATTATGTAAGTATAGGTAGTTTTGCTGGTACTTTATACACAGGTAATTATTTAGAAAATGTATATATATATTTTGATAAAGGTTATACAATCGGCCAAAATGGTTTTAGTAGTTTTTATTTTGGAAAATTAAGCCCAATAGGAAGACCAAATGCACTTAAGAATGTTCATATTTATCACTATGAAAATGATTTAGCTAATGCAACAGCTGATCAAAGTTATGAAAATGATTTTAACCAAAACGGCTATATCCAAAATAAAATCAATATCCACACTTACACAGATGAAACTCAAGAAAGTGTATATAAAGACTTTTTATCTAAAGCAGACACTATAGAAAAACCTACCACCCCTGATAATCCAAATAAACCAAGTGATAGCGATGTTATCTTAGCAAGTGATGATGTAATTAGTGCAAATGATTTAAACAAATGGCTAGGTGAGATATTAAGTGGTAAGTATTGGATTGATATAAAAGATTTTAAAATTCAAGGATTAAGTGAAGAATTAAAGCAAAGCATATCTTTCTTAGAAGCTTTATATGGTCAAAAAGGTATGAAAGAAATACTAGAAGGAATTAGTCAAGAATATAAAAATACTTATGTTAAATTTAACCAATTTGCTATTAACAAAGCAAATCTTTTAGCATTTATCAATGATAAATTAAAACCTTTAGTTGATTCTTCTAATAATGCCTTAGCTCAATTAAAAACCATACAAGAGCAACTTAAAATAGCCATAACTAAATATAATGATTATGTTAAAAAAATCAATGAAAATCCAAGTATAAAAAATGAAGCAACTTTAGCTTCTTTAAAAGCTGAAGTAGATAGATTAAGCAATCTTAGTGGAGAATTAGCCACTACTATAGCTAATAATCAAATAAAACTAGAAACTTGGCAAAAACAAGCTAGTGATAAATCAAATCAACAATTTAACATAATAGGCAAATTTGATAATATAGCTTTAACAATACCTAATTTAGAAAAATTAAACAATTCTAGTGGTATTGAAAATGATGATTATCAAAAACTATCACGCCAAATAGCTAGCTCACAAAAACAAACACCTACTTTTAAATACGAAGAAGAAGAAACCCAAGAGATAGACGAAGCAGCACTAACTCAAAGAGCTAGAACTTGTATAGTAAGTGATAATTTTAAAACTATGAATCCTTGTGTGGTTGGAAGTTATTAA
- a CDS encoding filamentous hemagglutinin N-terminal domain-containing protein has protein sequence MAVFSPRGGGSNNFDLTPSKKLTNHILLSSIVASLLFSPAFALPSGGKFTHGTSGTINVSGNNMHINGNKVNSVIQWGGGFNINKGESVNFGGNSKNYLNIAHGTNKSTIAGVLNAKDNNVFLINPNGVIITKTGNINANRFVASTSSMSSDDMWKFANLSQEQAGSFSPVFKANKLGNVVNMGNINANDVLLIGNKVLLHASAGNDKGKLYLNQVNSKNTHLVGNEVYVDVANINKNNKLNITAKNKGSIYLSATGYYYNPEALNIFLKYSTPSYGGYKHNDKNFKKAHFVSIANTEDWWHFAKGWNENKNGFRTTANEYKLVSNINFAGKNYANYCIDGLGCSSMIVGNTKDNAFTKNFDGQGFVLKGMYIDTANLTNNDSKKHYVGIFGATKEASFTNINVDYSGGGINAKNEYVGGFAGYLDGFVDRASLKNLTSLKNDVKVVVDSGYITTYGTGGFAGDANGIFRNITLENIKNFDVKHSAIVDIPDEIDAYWKHYAYGVGGFAGSIFGFVDGISLKNVENLSIRESEIHKPIYGGAYISEYFIGLGGFAGYIANGNFSNISLNNIKNINFKATRSKPSYDEKYFWSFSEANIGGFAGRIDGGSFEDINLKTIHGLTHDKNDKENSIESSLGGFAGVITNGVFNKIALNDIKNLNMTLYGNYRAIAYLGGFAGSIDLGDFKNILLNDISGIKIQATVSSDTSWLTDKGILFGGFAGSIGQTYLSEINPPRFNNISLKNINNINLFHIEQSEYSYASMKIGGFAGNIEEGKYENIYLDNINGINANGRYGSIGGFAGNIYIKHNDTNLYKNIYLNNIGNITTSGNRFLIGGFSGGITIGEVGGKFENIIIKNIHDIKHNINGDEHFRSANIAGFVADFHRSYNHIYGKIEFNDIFIDGINNISIKNPTTQNSAIYGFAPSYYDSDRRFKFNKIHVYFHPNTTFTNNNVKIYKFSDKITDNMSNIHIYHHEKDFKDIMSNINTNNFTTHIYGDDNKDKTYQEFKSEYNLAKPDIKKPNITSPELPQNSNQSILPNLDLILNEKPTLNKDDLISNAVWNDYIIKDIDKIKYVINIRLLDKLLKEYKTLANKTEDEQVKFITAYLGVKENDARALLQSLSFLNTYKDHDINKAQFENTAKKDFEQSFKKADDKIKDFNKNKNLWHTKLDKLNKEVVSLGLDIEKQLEQNQAKLKRFIKAYNDFLTLIDKGIKNENDPAFIAIKNNIKELDKEAKLLYAKLSIQENNLQIFKDKNNNNKVIVIGKFNTSLINTPNVDKPTQGGGVENDDYQKLSRQIASSQKQTPTFKYEEEETQEIEEAAITQRARTCIVSDNFKTMNPCVVGSY, from the coding sequence ATGGCAGTATTTTCTCCACGGGGGGGGGGATCGAATAATTTTGATTTAACTCCTTCTAAAAAACTAACTAATCACATCTTACTTTCAAGTATAGTTGCTTCATTACTTTTTTCACCTGCATTTGCCTTACCAAGTGGTGGTAAATTTACTCATGGCACAAGTGGAACTATAAATGTTAGTGGTAATAATATGCATATAAATGGTAATAAAGTTAATTCTGTTATCCAATGGGGTGGTGGTTTTAATATAAATAAAGGTGAAAGTGTAAATTTTGGTGGTAATAGTAAAAACTACTTAAACATAGCTCATGGAACAAATAAATCTACCATAGCAGGTGTATTAAATGCAAAAGATAATAATGTATTTTTAATCAATCCTAATGGAGTAATCATTACTAAAACAGGTAATATCAATGCTAATCGCTTTGTAGCTTCTACTTCATCGATGAGTAGTGATGATATGTGGAAATTTGCAAATTTATCACAAGAACAAGCTGGAAGTTTTTCTCCTGTATTTAAAGCAAATAAACTTGGCAATGTAGTAAATATGGGTAATATCAATGCAAATGATGTATTGCTTATAGGCAATAAGGTTTTATTGCATGCAAGTGCAGGTAATGATAAAGGAAAATTATATTTAAACCAAGTTAATTCCAAAAATACACATTTAGTTGGAAATGAAGTATATGTTGATGTAGCTAATATAAACAAAAATAATAAATTAAATATCACAGCTAAAAATAAAGGTTCTATATATTTAAGTGCTACTGGGTATTATTATAACCCTGAAGCATTAAATATATTTTTAAAATATTCTACACCTTCATATGGGGGATATAAGCACAATGATAAGAACTTTAAAAAAGCACATTTTGTTTCTATAGCCAATACAGAAGACTGGTGGCATTTTGCTAAAGGTTGGAATGAAAATAAAAATGGTTTTAGAACTACTGCAAATGAATATAAATTAGTTTCTAATATAAATTTTGCTGGTAAAAATTATGCAAATTATTGCATAGATGGACTTGGTTGTTCTTCCATGATAGTAGGCAATACCAAAGATAATGCCTTTACTAAAAACTTTGATGGACAAGGTTTTGTATTAAAAGGTATGTATATAGATACAGCAAATTTAACAAATAATGATTCTAAAAAACATTATGTTGGTATATTTGGTGCAACTAAAGAAGCAAGCTTTACAAATATTAATGTAGATTATAGTGGTGGTGGCATTAATGCTAAAAATGAATATGTTGGAGGATTTGCTGGTTATTTAGATGGCTTTGTAGATAGAGCTAGTTTAAAGAATTTAACTAGTTTAAAAAATGATGTCAAAGTTGTAGTTGATTCTGGATATATTACTACTTATGGAACAGGTGGCTTTGCTGGAGATGCTAATGGTATATTTAGAAATATCACCTTAGAAAATATAAAAAATTTTGATGTGAAACATAGTGCTATTGTTGATATACCAGATGAAATAGATGCTTATTGGAAACACTATGCCTATGGAGTAGGTGGTTTTGCTGGTTCTATTTTTGGTTTTGTTGATGGAATTTCTTTAAAAAATGTGGAAAATTTAAGTATTAGAGAAAGTGAAATTCACAAACCTATATATGGTGGTGCATATATAAGCGAGTATTTTATCGGTTTAGGTGGCTTTGCTGGATATATAGCAAATGGAAATTTTTCAAATATATCTTTAAATAATATTAAAAATATAAATTTTAAAGCTACTCGAAGCAAACCTTCATATGATGAAAAATATTTTTGGAGTTTTTCTGAAGCAAACATAGGAGGCTTTGCAGGACGCATTGATGGTGGTAGTTTTGAAGATATAAATTTAAAAACTATACATGGTTTAACTCATGATAAAAATGATAAAGAAAATTCTATAGAATCTTCTTTAGGAGGCTTTGCTGGAGTGATAACTAATGGGGTATTTAATAAAATTGCATTAAATGATATAAAAAATTTAAATATGACTTTATATGGTAATTATAGGGCTATAGCTTATTTGGGAGGCTTTGCTGGAAGTATCGACTTAGGAGATTTTAAAAATATACTTCTTAATGATATTAGTGGTATTAAAATTCAAGCAACTGTTTCAAGTGATACATCTTGGTTGACAGATAAAGGAATTCTATTTGGAGGCTTTGCTGGAAGTATAGGGCAAACATATCTTAGTGAAATTAATCCTCCAAGATTTAATAATATTTCTTTAAAAAACATTAATAATATAAATTTATTCCATATTGAACAAAGTGAGTATTCATATGCAAGTATGAAAATTGGAGGCTTTGCTGGAAATATTGAAGAGGGTAAATATGAAAATATATATTTAGATAATATTAATGGTATTAATGCAAATGGAAGATATGGCTCTATTGGGGGTTTTGCTGGAAATATTTATATTAAGCATAATGATACGAATTTGTATAAAAATATTTATTTGAATAATATAGGAAATATTACTACTAGTGGTAATAGATTTTTGATTGGAGGTTTTTCTGGAGGAATAACCATAGGAGAAGTAGGTGGAAAATTTGAAAATATAATAATAAAAAATATACATGATATTAAACACAATATAAATGGAGATGAACATTTTAGATCTGCAAATATAGCAGGATTTGTTGCTGATTTTCATAGAAGTTATAATCATATATATGGAAAAATAGAGTTTAATGATATTTTTATAGATGGTATAAATAACATTAGCATTAAAAACCCTACCACGCAAAATTCAGCAATTTATGGTTTTGCTCCAAGTTATTATGATAGTGATAGAAGATTTAAATTTAACAAGATTCATGTTTATTTTCATCCAAATACAACATTTACAAATAACAATGTTAAAATATACAAATTTAGTGATAAAATCACTGATAATATGTCTAACATTCACATCTATCATCATGAAAAAGATTTTAAAGATATCATGAGTAATATAAATACAAATAATTTTACTACTCATATATATGGTGATGATAACAAAGATAAAACCTACCAAGAGTTTAAAAGCGAATATAATCTTGCAAAACCAGACATAAAAAAACCAAATATCACAAGTCCAGAACTACCTCAAAACTCAAACCAATCAATCCTTCCTAATCTAGATTTAATTCTTAATGAAAAACCTACTCTAAATAAAGATGATTTAATCTCTAATGCAGTATGGAATGATTATATTATTAAAGATATTGATAAGATTAAATATGTTATCAATATTAGATTATTAGATAAATTGCTAAAAGAATATAAAACTTTAGCCAATAAAACAGAAGATGAACAAGTTAAATTTATCACAGCTTATTTAGGTGTTAAAGAAAATGATGCTAGAGCTTTATTGCAAAGTTTAAGTTTTTTAAATACTTATAAAGATCATGATATAAATAAAGCTCAATTTGAAAATACTGCAAAAAAAGATTTTGAGCAATCCTTTAAAAAAGCAGATGATAAAATCAAAGACTTTAACAAAAACAAAAACTTATGGCATACTAAATTAGACAAACTAAATAAAGAAGTAGTTTCTTTGGGTTTAGATATAGAAAAACAATTAGAACAAAATCAAGCTAAACTTAAAAGATTTATAAAAGCTTATAATGATTTTTTAACCTTAATAGACAAAGGTATAAAAAATGAAAATGATCCTGCTTTTATAGCTATAAAAAATAATATAAAAGAACTAGACAAAGAAGCAAAACTACTTTATGCTAAATTATCTATACAAGAAAATAATCTTCAAATTTTTAAAGATAAAAACAATAACAATAAAGTTATAGTAATAGGAAAATTCAATACATCTTTAATAAATACCCCTAATGTAGACAAACCAACCCAAGGTGGTGGTGTTGAAAATGATGATTATCAAAAACTATCACGCCAAATAGCTAGCTCACAAAAACAAACACCTACTTTTAAATACGAAGAAGAAGAAACCCAAGAAATAGAAGAAGCAGCTATTACTCAAAGAGCTAGAACTTGTATAGTAAGTGATAATTTTAAAACTATGAATCCTTGTGTGGTTGGAAGTTATTAA